A genomic region of Fusarium oxysporum f. sp. lycopersici 4287 supercont2.30 genomic scaffold, whole genome shotgun sequence contains the following coding sequences:
- a CDS encoding uncharacterized protein (At least one base has a quality score < 10) encodes MSRNHITYRPTPSQIGASSFFKGAIDASPVLMEVGVGSTYNTLPTQPAQFKNLGGSEILQNILPPVMGDKKLNRRAHNRRQSQENEALFESSVFGQAVESPKPRKRGRKPKKQPKEQKVVDQQEEFDDDNLPKDPRRRRVLERNRIAANKCRLRKRDEALALASQEEAMEDQNRYLMTCLDSLTAETYHLKTQLLRHTECNCVLIQKYITNEAQKCVNRLVACSTAFDTYGNSLSPCHGSPSGASGAKELDTQSLNGGSFLLTPRISSQPESGTSEVTGVMFDMMGLGPFQTTTMPPDSMGFTQSVLPLSFTEYGRGLSVYEGPREHQADEVAWGSYWQF; translated from the coding sequence ATGTCTCGAAACCATATAACATATCGGCCAACGCCAAGCCAAATAGGCGCTAGCTCATTCTTTAAGGGGGCAATTGATGCCTCGCCGGTCCTGATGGAAGTGGGTGTCGGGTCCACCTACAACACATTGCCGACTCAGCCCGCGCAATTCAAGAACCTTGGAGGTAGCGAAATACTGCAAAATATACTACCACCCGTTATGGGAGACAAGAAGTTAAACCGGCGGGCCCACAACCGAAGACAATCACAAGAAAATGAGGCACTTTTCGAGTCCAGTGTCTTTGGGCAGGCTGTAGAGTCACCCAAGCCAAGGAAAAGGGGCCGAAAACCTAAGAAGCAGCCAAAAGAGCAGAAGGTAGTGGATCAACaggaggagtttgatgatgataatcTTCCCAAGGATCCTCGCCGGCGCCGAGTGCTCGAACGTAATCGCATTGCGGCGAATAAGTGTCGTCTCCGCAAGCGTGATGAAGCCTTAGCACtcgcttctcaagaagaagctatGGAGGACCAGAATCGGTATCTCATGACGTGTCTCGACTCTCTAACCGCCGAAACTTACCACCTAAAGACCCAATTACTGCGGCATACAGAATGCAATTGCGTTCTCATCCAGAAATACATCACGAATGAGGCGCAGAAGTGTGTGAATAGGCTAGTCGCTTGCTCTACTGCCTTTGATACCTATGGTAATTCTCTGAGCCCCTGCCATGGAAGCCCAAGTGGTGCTAGCGGCGCCAAAGAGTTGGATACGCAGAGTCTAAATGGAGGTAGTTTCCTGTTAACCCCGAGAATCTCTTCTCAGCCGGAATCTGGCACCTCGGAGGTTACAGGCGTCATGTTTGATATGATGGGTTTAGGACCATTTCAAACGACTACTATGCCGCCTGATTCGATGGGCTTTACTCAGTCAGTTCTACCGTTATCCTTCACTGAATATGGACGAGGGTTATCCGTCTACGAGGGACCGCGAGAACACCAAGCGGATGAGGTTGCTTGGGGCTCATACTGGCAGTTTTGA
- a CDS encoding uncharacterized protein (At least one base has a quality score < 10): MAPEREKAKGTSRMRSKPKDRKGRGHHPAIPAVEFAFTRSVAKSGKLWHAMFEFLLCHQQQQVCQQTEQWQQHRPRRNKHCLPRAIIIIIIILSEVECVTVDR; this comes from the exons ATGGCTCCAGAGCGCGAGAAAGCCAAAGGCACGTCAAGAATGCGGTCTAAGCCCAAGGATCGCAAGGGAAGAG GACACCATCCTGCGATACCTGCAGTCGAGTTCGCCTTTACCCGTAGCGTCGCCAAGAGTGGCAAGCTCTGGCACGCTATGTTCGAATTTCTCCTCTGccaccagcaacagcaggTTTGCCAGCAGACTGAGCAATGGCAGCAACACAGGCCCCGTCGCAACAAGCACTGCCTTCCCCGAgccattatcatcatcatcatcatcctctctGAGGTCGAATGTGTCACCGTCGATCGATGA
- a CDS encoding uncharacterized protein (At least one base has a quality score < 10) — translation MSPTGRKRTMVPASAVTAESTKRVRLPNYAGNSSSTSRPRSGRLGSSARHAVDSSGTTAPRRDKGSPVSSDTGLFVADVPDASGARSSQPLSRKTLSSGQDPDADAHSSLPSSFLPDSTSRTISSAVTAGLLTQHTLPSSEAPDDQDLVDLPKTLSRYEKKLKKFVGQWHASLVKKGIPEHLVYQLAKHCVQASGEEGDSGTESHHVPQTDDEPVVIRLGAGARAPKQALGGDDKPATLVEALRAKSRLKNHPEEGDEAFDTLAVARRLQERDFGGRLSSQEICVIGTAVLHEVFGGRGQKRLADALTHLYGRHPRRYLAELDRNAGRVADEIREGGPATLSSFTLRWAQAVQHDSPDMVTNDDIRLIDMKVSLVREWDRWSSAAATGSNRDIEDFLAKNGIDANAGLALSTRIAKYLSRKLGLPEGTLAKKIYAWRPLTVMADVFGAGIYVFVSRSLFTCYNKIHPTDGIKKEDKFRAMALAVADELPNLLEICEASYKHVVQPVLKPLLPGNNMQDLSRDLRVLGVQMATDGDLHSLRKTSIPELLGVCIPPRGFIEELGSVTGGDANAGTTLIRRQSTLHGHDDDEDGKDSNVDDDDDDGSGEEEGENSD, via the exons ATGTCACCAACAGGCAGAAAAAGGACAATGGTTCCGGCCTCTGCTGTCACAGCAGAGTCTACTAAACGTGTTCGCTTGCCCAACTATGCCGGTAACTCTTCTAGCACGTCCAGACCTCGATCCGGGAGGCTCGGATCGTCCGCGCGCCACGCTGTGGACAGCAGCGGTACCACGGCTCCCAGACGTGACAAGGGTTCGCCAGTGTCCTCGGACACGGGCTTATTCGTTGCCGATGTCCCTGACGCGTCAGGGGCTAGGTCAAGTCAGCCTCTCTCGCGGAAGACACTCAGCTCTGGGCAGGATCCTGACGCCGATGCGCACAGCAGTCTGCCATCCAGCTTCCTTCCGGATTCCACCTCTCGCACCATATCAAGTGCAGTCACTGCTGGCTTATTAACGCAACATACATTGCCGTCGTCCGAGGCGCCGGATGATCAGGATCTCGTTGATCTGCCCAAGACCCTCTCCAGAtacgagaagaagctcaagaagttTGTCGGCCAGTGGCACGCGTCCCTCGTCAAGAAGGGTATACCGGAGCATCTAGTTTACCAGCTTGCCAAGCACTGTGTCCAGGCCAGTGGCGAGGAAGGCGATTCGGGGACGGAAAGCCATCAT GTCCCTCAGACCGATGACGAACCCGTTGTGATACGGCTGGGCGCCGGTGCGCGAGCACCGAAGCAGGCACTCGGCGGGGATGATAAGCCAGCCACTCTGGTGGAGGCTCTGCGAGCCAAAAGCAGACTCAAGAACCACCCCGAGGAGGGAGATGAGGCTTTCGATACCCTAGCCGTTGCCCGAAGGCTGCAAGAAAGGGACTTTGGCGGCAGACTGTCCTCGCAAGAGATCTGCGTCATAGGTACCGCCGTCCTACATGAGGTATTCGGCGGCCGAGGTCAGAAACGGCTCGCTGATGCACTGACACACCTTTATGGCCGCCACCCGCGACGCTATCTCGCCGAACTCGACCGGAACGCGGGCAGGGTGGCAGACGAGATCCGCGAGGGTGGCCCGGCGACACTATCCAGCTTCACCCTACGTTGGGCTCAGGCCGTTCAGCACGACAGCCCCGACATGGTGACGAACGACGACATTCGACTGATCGATATGAAAGTGTCGCTTGTTCGTGAATGGGATCGTTGGTCGAGCGCAGCCGCGACAGGGTCAAATAGAGACATAGAAGACTTTCTCGCCAAGAACGGAATAGACGCTAACGCGGGGTTAGCACTTTCAACGAGGATAGCCAAGTATCTCAGCAGGAAGCTCGGTCTTCCTGAAGGCaccttggccaagaagatctaTGCCTGGCGACCACTAACAGTGATGGCAGACGTCTTTGGCGCTGGTATTTATGTCTTTGTCTCCAGGAGCCTCTTTACGTGCTATAACAAGATTCATCCAACCGATGGCATTAAAAAAGAGGATAAGTTCCGTGCCATGGCGCTTGCTGTTGCAGACGAGCTCCCCAACCTCTTGGAGATTTGTGAGGCATCGTACAAGCATGTCGTCCAGCCCGTCCTGAAGCCCCTTCTTCCTGGCAATAATATGCAAGATCTTTCCAGGGACTTAAGAGTCCTTGGGGTTCAGATGGCTACAGACGGTGATCTACACAGCTTGCGAAAAACATCCATTCCAGAACTTCTCGGTGTTTGTATACCTCCACGAGGTTTTATAGAGGAATTGGGTAGTGTTACAGGAGGAGATGCTAATGCTGGGACGACATTGATTCGCCGACAGTCTACTCTCCAcggacatgatgatgatgaagacggcAAAGATAGTaacgttgacgatgatgatgatgatggaagtggggaagaagagggtgaGAATTCTGATTGA
- a CDS encoding uncharacterized protein (At least one base has a quality score < 10) → MNSLRKSVLITGCSAGGIGGALADAFHAKGYHVFATARNPSKLPPSLSSAANVTVLKLDVLSTESIAAAVESVKSQTGGGLDVLVNNSGGGYTLPALDVSIEESKKLFELNFWAPLTMLQAFAPLLIKTKGCIVNNSSVNAIAPMPLMSIYNSSKAALFSASETWRHELQPPGIRTITLLISAYFEIRDFIHGLVDGRMQENGISAKQYATKVVGEVEKGTGGVVWAGKDASILRLLSWLLPQSVFDMVVQSVIPIAREMAKATRRKLA, encoded by the exons ATGAATTCTCTACGGAAGTCTGTCCTAATCACCGGCTGCTCTGCTGGTGGTATTGGCGGAGCATTGGCCGATGCGTTTCACGCCAAAGGTTACCACGTCTTCGCAACTGCACGTAACCCATCAAAATTGCCGCCGAGTCTCTCCAGTGCGGCAAATGTCACGGTTCTGAAGCTAGACGTGTTATCCACGGAGTCGATCGCCGCTGCTGTTGAAAGCGTCAAGAGCCAAACCGGTGGTGGGCTCGATGTTCTCGTCAACAATAGTGGCGGGGGCTACACTTTACCGGCTTTGGATGTTTCGATTGAggagagcaagaagctgTTCGAACTAAACTTCTGGGCTCCATTGACTATGCTTCAAGCCTTTGCCCCTCTTCTGATCAAGACCAAAGGATGCATTGTGAACAATTCCTCTGTTAACGCAATCGCCCCTATGCCGCTCATGA GCATTTACAACAGCTCCAAGGCTGCTCTTTTCTCGGCCAGTGAGACATGGCGTCACGAACTTCAACCTCCCGGAATTCGTACTATTACCCTGCTTATCTCCGCG TACTTTGAGATTAGGGACTTCATTCAtggccttgttgatggcCGCATGCAAGAGAATGGAATAAGTGCGAAGCAGTATGCGACTAAAGTAGTCGGTGAGGTCGAAAAAGGCACAGGCGGAGTGGTCTGGGCCGGCAAAGACGCTTCAATCCTCCGTCTACTGTCGTGGCTGTTACCACAGTCCGTTTTT GATATGGTAGTGCAGAGCGTCATTCCGATTGCTCGTGAGATGGCTAAAGCTACACGACGGAAACTAGCCTAA